One Rosa chinensis cultivar Old Blush chromosome 3, RchiOBHm-V2, whole genome shotgun sequence DNA window includes the following coding sequences:
- the LOC112192764 gene encoding zinc finger A20 and AN1 domain-containing stress-associated protein 6 — MAEEHRCQAPEGHRLCANNCGFFGSPATMNLCSKCYRDFCLKEQQEASIKSTVEASLSASAAAASSASSSSSSPVIDFRSLPPPPLLTLPEVAEAEDVPTPPEVAVPAVSQPNRCNVCRKRVGLTGFKCKCGTTFCGVHRYPEKHACSFDFKTVGKEEIARSNPVIKAEKLEKI, encoded by the coding sequence ATGGCGGAAGAGCACAGATGCCAAGCACCAGAAGGTCACCGTCTCTGCGCTAACAACTGCGGATTCTTCGGCAGCCCGGCCACCATGAATCTCTGCTCCAAATGTTACAGAGACTTTTGCCTCAAGGAGCAACAGGAGGCCTCCATCAAATCCACCGTCGAAGCCTCTCTCTCCGCCTCCGCGGCCGCCGCTTCGTCGGCCTCGTCGTCCTCCTCTTCTCCGGTGATTGACTTCCGCTCTCTCCCTCCGCCTCCGCTGTTGACTTTGCCGGAGGTCGCCGAGGCCGAAGATGTTCCCACTCCTCCAGAGGTCGCCGTCCCGGCGGTGTCGCAGCCGAACCGGTGCAACGTCTGCCGGAAACGGGTCGGGTTGACCGGGTTCAAGTGCAAGTGCGGGACCACCTTCTGCGGGGTCCACCGTTACCCGGAGAAGCACGCGTGCTCGTTCGACTTCAAGACGGTCGGGAAGGAGGAGATCGCGAGGAGCAATCCGGTGATCAAAGCAGAGAAGCTCGAGAAGATTTGA
- the LOC112194234 gene encoding (S)-2-hydroxy-acid oxidase GLO1-like, whose protein sequence is MSGQLGSECPLEDDLKYAKEFHVISTVTMWLFWFTMPPSLTLKNFESLDLGKIDETNDSGLASYVAGLFARSLSWKDVKWLQSITTLPILLKGVITAEDTRLCIQAGAAGIIVSNHGARQLDYVPATIMALEEVVKAAEGQIPVFWMVE, encoded by the exons ATGTCGGGGCAACTGGGATCTGAATGCCCATTGGAAGACGATTTGAAGTATGCCAAAGAATTTCATGTGATATCTACTGTTACTATGTGGCTCTTTTG GTTTACTATGCCACCAAGTTTGACATTGAAAAACTTCGAAAGTTTGGATCTTGGAAAGATTGATGAG accAATGATTCTGGATTAGCATCATATGTTGCTGGACTATTTGCCCGCTCTCTCAGCTGGAAG GATGTGAAATGGCTTCAGTCAATCACTACATTACCAATTCTGTTAAAGGGCGTAATTACTGCTGAGGATA CAAGGTTATGCATACAAGCTGGAGCTGCAGGAATAATTGTATCCAATCATGGAGCTCGGCAACTAGATTATGTCCCTGCAACTATTATGGCTTTGGAAGAG GTCGTCAAAGCTGCAGAGGGCCAAATTCCTGTTTTCTGGATGGTGGAGTGA